One window of Nocardia sp. NBC_00508 genomic DNA carries:
- a CDS encoding aminotransferase class III-fold pyridoxal phosphate-dependent enzyme, with protein sequence MLTHLAKAVGCAALGAAEYSIGSIRLRKQDNREERRAHAIVDFLLRMGPIYIKIGQIAATRSDLLPESWVNNLRVLQDNTPHMSEDRTRRAIEREIGAPLASRFRSFDLVPIASASVAQVHIAELLDGRKVAVKLVKDSVPAQIENSLRSLSTAVRVAHAVAWPVRYLDLPTRFDEVARLLRPQADMTHEATQQRRIHANFAAHPFVKVPAVLDEFVTERMLVMEYMVGIPGKDAATVGVPPERLAQRLQDAIYTMLYMHGICHGDPHPGNVMFTTDGEVILVDYGVTAELSEDEKWGLSSFYYACSRKEWGIAVERFTRHFVLAAPTLAERRGAYDAEMVQVLRQHFDISYNRWSTVAYFNDVNAVLRRYDARYTTTFTKVELVFLSGEGFATQIDPDIDIWSNARKFTDRYAPYMSAEVEQRFEAEFQEQMPASLAMRDRAQTTLVAPTHIDRYFFPSNFPVFVEEAVGGGVTDCDGNTFIDLSGGYGPHLLGYAHPAINAAIAGGLAKGMVNGIGNTPELELAEKLVAAFPTAEKAVLCNSGTESVLFAIRMARGYRRRTRVAKFEGHYHGFSDQAMVSSWFRFSGTKDRPEPVAGSLGTDPAAVAGTIVMQYGDIAGLARLREHADELACVVLEPMPTSVVTLNVDFLRELRGLCTELDIPLIFDEVVSGFRVAYGGAQVLADVPPDLTCLGKVIGGGLPCGAVIGKGYLIDMAKSSQDPFYDYENKVFAGGTLSGNSLTCTAGLAVLDHLDSHPEIYPRLEVNTQHLAQLMREATQSRGIACRINAQHSIFSLNFSHRAAGLYRERMAGSNFKATIALAYYMRKHYVYLPEMHSFLISAAHGVEDLDQIAHAFEKSLDEMLADQLFVT encoded by the coding sequence ATGCTCACACATCTCGCCAAGGCCGTTGGCTGCGCGGCGCTCGGCGCTGCCGAGTACTCGATCGGTTCGATACGCCTGCGTAAGCAGGACAACCGGGAGGAGCGGCGTGCCCACGCGATCGTCGACTTTCTGTTGCGGATGGGGCCGATCTACATCAAGATCGGCCAGATCGCGGCGACCAGATCGGATCTGCTGCCCGAATCCTGGGTGAACAACCTACGTGTGTTGCAGGACAACACCCCGCACATGAGCGAGGACCGGACCCGGCGGGCCATTGAGCGTGAGATCGGCGCCCCATTGGCATCGAGGTTTCGGTCGTTCGACCTGGTGCCGATCGCCAGTGCCTCGGTCGCCCAGGTACACATCGCCGAACTGCTCGACGGCCGCAAGGTCGCGGTGAAGTTGGTCAAGGATTCGGTGCCCGCCCAGATCGAGAACAGCCTGCGGTCACTGAGCACCGCGGTGCGGGTGGCCCACGCCGTGGCGTGGCCGGTGCGGTACCTGGACCTGCCCACACGGTTCGACGAAGTCGCCAGGCTGCTGCGGCCACAGGCCGACATGACCCACGAAGCTACCCAGCAGCGGCGCATCCACGCCAACTTCGCGGCGCATCCATTCGTGAAAGTACCTGCGGTGCTGGACGAATTCGTCACCGAGCGGATGCTGGTGATGGAGTACATGGTGGGCATTCCGGGCAAGGACGCCGCCACGGTGGGGGTCCCCCCCGAGCGCCTCGCGCAGCGGCTGCAGGACGCGATCTACACGATGCTGTACATGCACGGCATCTGCCACGGGGATCCGCATCCGGGCAACGTCATGTTCACCACCGACGGTGAAGTGATCCTGGTGGACTACGGCGTCACCGCCGAGCTCAGCGAGGACGAGAAGTGGGGTCTGTCCTCATTCTACTACGCGTGCAGCCGCAAAGAATGGGGTATTGCCGTCGAGCGGTTCACTCGGCACTTTGTGCTCGCCGCGCCGACCCTGGCCGAGCGTCGCGGAGCCTACGACGCGGAAATGGTGCAGGTATTGCGCCAGCATTTTGACATCTCCTACAACAGGTGGTCGACTGTTGCCTACTTCAACGACGTCAATGCGGTGCTGCGCCGCTATGATGCGCGGTACACGACCACGTTCACCAAGGTGGAGTTGGTCTTCCTGTCGGGTGAAGGCTTCGCGACCCAGATCGACCCCGACATCGATATCTGGTCGAATGCACGCAAATTCACCGATCGCTACGCGCCGTACATGAGCGCCGAGGTGGAACAGCGGTTCGAAGCCGAATTCCAGGAGCAGATGCCCGCGTCGCTGGCCATGCGCGATCGCGCTCAAACGACGCTCGTTGCGCCGACGCACATCGACCGCTACTTCTTCCCCAGTAACTTTCCGGTGTTCGTCGAGGAAGCCGTCGGCGGCGGCGTGACCGATTGCGATGGAAACACTTTCATCGACCTGTCCGGCGGCTACGGGCCGCATTTGCTCGGGTATGCGCATCCGGCGATCAACGCCGCGATCGCGGGCGGTTTGGCCAAGGGGATGGTGAATGGGATCGGCAACACACCGGAGTTGGAGCTGGCCGAGAAGCTGGTCGCCGCCTTTCCAACCGCAGAGAAGGCAGTGCTGTGCAATTCAGGTACCGAATCGGTGCTGTTCGCCATTCGGATGGCGCGCGGATATCGGCGGCGGACCCGGGTGGCGAAGTTCGAGGGGCACTACCACGGCTTTTCCGACCAGGCGATGGTGAGTTCGTGGTTCCGGTTCTCCGGCACCAAGGACCGTCCCGAACCGGTGGCCGGCTCGCTCGGCACCGATCCGGCCGCGGTCGCGGGCACCATCGTGATGCAGTACGGCGATATCGCCGGTCTGGCCCGGCTGCGCGAACACGCCGACGAGCTGGCTTGCGTTGTCCTGGAACCCATGCCGACCTCGGTGGTCACACTGAACGTGGACTTCCTTCGCGAACTGCGCGGCCTGTGCACCGAACTCGATATCCCGTTGATCTTCGACGAGGTGGTTTCCGGTTTCCGGGTCGCTTACGGCGGCGCGCAGGTGCTCGCCGACGTGCCCCCCGATCTCACCTGCCTCGGCAAAGTGATCGGCGGCGGGCTGCCATGCGGGGCGGTGATCGGCAAGGGCTATCTGATCGATATGGCCAAGAGTTCGCAAGATCCGTTCTACGACTACGAGAACAAGGTATTCGCAGGTGGCACGCTGAGCGGCAATTCGCTCACCTGCACAGCGGGTCTCGCGGTGTTGGACCACCTCGACAGCCACCCGGAGATCTATCCCCGGCTCGAAGTCAATACCCAGCACCTCGCGCAGCTGATGCGAGAGGCGACGCAGTCTCGGGGGATCGCCTGCCGGATCAATGCCCAGCACTCGATCTTCTCGCTGAATTTCAGCCACCGCGCCGCAGGGCTGTATCGGGAACGGATGGCGGGCAGCAACTTCAAAGCTACGATCGCGCTGGCGTACTACATGCGCAAGCACTACGTCTACCTGCCCGAAATGCACAGCTTCTTGATCAGCGCCGCGCACGGTGTCGAGGACCTCGACCAGATCGCGCACGCCTTCGAGAAGAGCCTCGACGAAATGCTGGCCGACCAGCTGTTCGTCACCTAG
- a CDS encoding 3-oxoacyl-[acyl-carrier-protein] synthase III C-terminal domain-containing protein produces the protein MRLRSVAAGLPSRTVTNADILRMIAEHSSGGFDGNLDDTLRAIDSMLRYTGSDERRWLDAGERPIELLRNATKTALDQAQVRASEVDLLIYTGIGRGFIEPGGAYHCATALGFGEPDCFDIIDACMSWTRAVQVVESMMRTGRYRTAVIVNAEFSLRMGGMVFPHLFTLPNREALTSIFPAYTLGEAATATVLSAEDDPWDFRFVSRPDLAPLCNVTLPGYEGFCEPSDKLAANGVGYFSSFGAEMHEVGVADTLDVFQRLAVNPEKVSALFTHASSKRQWQLMAGSVGLGEVIHHIFPTTGNIVSASVPAAMASAIAAGELRRGERAVGWVGSAGMSFGAFSFVY, from the coding sequence ATGCGACTTCGTTCTGTAGCGGCCGGTCTGCCGTCGCGCACGGTGACCAACGCGGATATCCTCCGGATGATCGCCGAACACAGCTCGGGCGGCTTCGATGGCAACCTCGACGACACGTTGCGCGCGATCGATTCCATGCTGCGTTACACCGGTTCGGACGAGCGGCGCTGGCTCGACGCCGGCGAGCGGCCGATCGAGTTGCTCCGAAACGCCACGAAAACCGCGCTGGATCAGGCGCAGGTGCGCGCCTCCGAGGTCGATCTGCTGATCTACACCGGTATCGGGCGCGGATTCATCGAACCCGGTGGTGCCTACCATTGCGCCACCGCTCTCGGGTTCGGCGAACCGGACTGCTTCGACATCATCGACGCCTGCATGAGCTGGACGCGCGCCGTGCAGGTGGTGGAATCGATGATGCGGACGGGGCGCTACCGCACCGCGGTGATCGTCAATGCGGAGTTCAGTCTACGGATGGGCGGGATGGTGTTCCCCCACCTGTTCACCTTGCCCAACCGGGAAGCGCTCACCTCGATCTTCCCGGCCTACACCCTCGGGGAGGCCGCGACGGCGACCGTACTGAGCGCGGAGGATGACCCGTGGGATTTCCGGTTCGTCTCCCGTCCGGATCTGGCACCGCTGTGCAATGTGACGTTGCCGGGCTATGAGGGCTTCTGCGAACCGTCGGACAAGCTGGCCGCCAACGGTGTCGGGTACTTCAGCTCGTTCGGGGCGGAGATGCACGAAGTCGGCGTGGCCGACACGCTGGATGTCTTCCAGCGTCTCGCGGTGAATCCCGAGAAGGTCTCCGCACTGTTCACCCATGCCTCCAGTAAGCGCCAGTGGCAGCTGATGGCCGGCAGCGTCGGGCTCGGCGAGGTGATCCATCACATCTTCCCCACGACCGGCAACATCGTGTCGGCGTCGGTGCCCGCCGCGATGGCCTCGGCGATCGCGGCCGGTGAACTGCGGCGAGGTGAGCGCGCGGTCGGTTGGGTCGGCAGTGCCGGAATGTCTTTCGGCGCTTTCTCTTTCGTCTATTGA